From the Nematostella vectensis chromosome 7, jaNemVect1.1, whole genome shotgun sequence genome, the window ACAGGTAAACCATATCTACGTACTACAGGTAAACCATATCTACGTACTACAGCTAAACCATATATACGTACTACAGGTAAACCATATCTACGTACTACAGGTAAACCATATCTAAGTAATACAGGTAAACCATATCTACGTACTACAGCTAAACCATATCTACGTACTACAGGTAAACCATATCTACGTACTACAGGTAAACCTTATCTACGTACTACAGATAAACCTTATCTACGTAATACAGGTAAACCATATCTACGTACTACAGGTAAACCATATCTACGTACTACAGGTAAACCTTTCCTACGTACTACAGGTAAACCATATCTACGTACTACAGGTAAACCATATCTACGTACTACAGGTAAACCTTTCCTACGTACTACAGGTAAACCATATCTACGTACTACAGGTAAACCATATCTACGTACTACAGGTAAACCATATCTACGTACTACAGGTAAACCTTATCTACGTACTACAGGTAAACCATATCTACGTACTACAGGTAAACCATATCTACGTACTACAGGTAAACCTTTCCTACGTACTACAGGTAAACCTTATCTACGTACTACAGGTAAACCATATCTATGTACTACAGGTAAACCATATCTACGTACTACAGGTAAACCTTTCCTACGTACTACAGGTAAACCATATCTACGTACTACAGGTAAACCATATCTACGTACTACAGGTAAACCATATCTACGTACTACAGGTAAACCATATCTACGTACTACAGGTAAACCATATCTACGTACTACAGGTAAACCTTACCTACGCCCTACAGGTAAACCTTATCTACGTACTACAGGTAAACCATATCTACGTACTACAGGTGAACCATATCTACGTACTACAGGTAAACCATATCTACGTACTACAGGTAAACCTTTCCTACGTACTACAGGTAAACCTTATCTACGTATTACAGGTAAACCATATCTACGTACTACAGGTAAACCATATCTACGTACTACAGGTAAACCTTATCTACGTACTACAGGTAAACCATATCTACGTACTACAGGTAAACCATATCTACGTACTACAGGTAAACCTTTCCTACGTACTACAGCTAAACCATATCTACGTACTACAGGTAAACCATATCTACGTACTACAGGTAAACCATATCTACCTACTACAGGTAAACCATATCTACGTACTACAGGTAAACCATATCTACGTACTACAGGTAAACCTTTCCTACGTACTACAGGTAAACCTTATCTACGTATTACAGGTAAACCATATCTACTTACTACAGATAAACCATATCTACGTACTACAGGTGAACCATATCTACGTACTACAGGTAAACCATATCTACGTACTACAGGTAAACCTTATCTACGTACTACAGGTAAACCTTATCTACGTACTACAGATAAACCATATCTACGTACTACAGGTAAACCATATCTACGTACTACAGGTAAACCATATCTACGTACTACAGGTAAACCATATCTACGTACTAGATAAACCTTATCTACGTACTACAGGTAAACCTTATCTACGCACTACAGGTAAACCTTATCTACTTACTACAGGTAAACCATTCCTACGCATTATAGGTAAGTGGCTTGTTTCTGCTTTATCGACGAAATGTGAACCAAATTATCCCACATTACCTACGTCAATACACAATTCATTTTGACACAATTCCCACTGACGCGTTTCTTTTTTACATCGTTTTCTCTGGCTTTTTTTGTCTGCAGGTCCTGACTAATACCCTGACGGCAAGCCTACGAGAACTAGCGATGCTGCTGATTGTCATGGCATTCCAGACGGCAGTCTTCTCCAGTATTTTGTACTTTATAGAGCGCCGTCAGCCTGACACAGATTTCCACAGCGTACCCAGTAGCATGTGGTGGGCCATTATCACCATGACAACGGTACGTCAAATCTCACCATGGTGATACAAAGTCCGAATCTTGTTTCAAGGAAGTGCGGTTAACTTTAAGCTTCTTATGATATTAAATTACAAGAATTCATTCATTGTGGTTGTTTTAAAATGGATCCATTTTCAACATATAaatcaatcttgtttttgATAACTGTCATTCTTCTCGATCGGTCAGTTGCTCATTAGGATTTAACATACCAATTTTTGGAAATCGGCTTAAGTCCGCTGggtttttcgcttttttttatcGCCCTTGAAATGTGTACGTCGATAATTTTctcgtaaacttgcaggaattcgtgtttacaaCAAGCCCAGGTCTTCACTAACTACGATTTTGCAAGGCACCATTGTTAAAAACAGGCCAAGTGCCTGGCGTTCTAGAACGTCCCAGGTTTCTCGCGCGCTCGCCtcattcttttttataagtaaatagaaaacgacagccattgactGATGACTGATTTGAGAAATTTAGAAAGGTTTCACACACAGAGACGTACGCATAAAAAATGTCGATGAAATATAAatgccaccccccccccccaaaaaaaaaataattacttcTACTGTACAAATCATGGCTGTTAATAGAGTATGTAAAGTGCAGTGTCAACTGACTCACGCATGCGCTTTTCACAGGTAGGCTATGGAGATGTGTCGCCAAAGACGTGGATGGGAAAAGTCGTTGGAAGCGCATGCGCAATATGCGGTGTCCTCGTCATTGCACTTCCGGTTTCAGTTGTGGCCAGCAACTTCAGCATTTTCTACACCTACGCCAAGGCGAGGCTTAATCTCCCCACCAAGACGAGGCGTGTGGCCCTATCGCATGCCTTGACATCCATGCAAATCCCGCGTACTTCCCGTCCCGCGGGATACCCGAGCATTAATCACAACTCTTTCTCAAGCATGGAAAGGCGAAACACACAGCGCACACTTAATGCCTCCGAGCTGTCATTCAACTTTGCATCCAGTCAACCCGCATCCCCTGCCATGTCGCGCAAATCACTCAACTCTTATAGCTCCCTCCCTCAGATGGACACACCTAAAAGCAACACAGAAACCAAATCACCAAACGCACTTTGCCCGGAATTCGGAGCCACAGCGTTTCAATATCCATCAGTGGAAGACCAACATGAGCTGGCCCCGCCAGTTAAACGCGCATCATCCGCTTCAGAGGTCACTAGCCGGAATAATGACAGCTTTGAGGACTTCTTTCTAACCGTCCCTGAAAAAGGCAGCAAGCTTCAAGCAAGTAACATCTCATTACAGATCACCTCGACATATCCGCTTTACCTCAGACGCGGAGCAGTCACCCCTGCATCCATGAGCTTGAAAAGCAATTCCACAAACTCCAGTATTAATCACTTGCTGAAAAACATATCAAACGACGGACTGAACCTACGGCGACCAATCTTATTCCTTTCACGCCATAGTCTCAGTATGCAGAACTTAAAAACGCTTAACCACATAGACCCCTCACTGGCTTGCTCGTGCACCTCCATGAAATCAGAGGTGCACATCCACAGCGCAGATGACTCTGCAGCGCTGACTCCAGTCGTGTGCGACATGCTGCCATATGTGTTGAATAACCCAACGATCAAAATATGCACTAGTACGCAGAGCCTGGCCCCGCCTCAACCGGAGTCACCGCTTTCCACGGGCGGACCGGCTATTGCCATTATTCCGCCGCCAGAGGAGATGGGTCAGCGGACAAACTCTCTGGACACTGGACTGTCCTCTTTATCGAGCAGATCGAGGCCAAATGCGTGCGGCGGTCATAAGCATACAGAAGGGAGTATTTCCGGAAACAAGTGTGATACAATAGCTGGACCCGTCAAAACACAATACAAGCTTATCTACGAAAACCATAACAAAGATAATGAAACAGACACCGGATATGACAACGCTTTAGCAAAAGATGCCATCTGCGATCACAGGGGAAGTGATAGGTCAGTTGGGTATGGTAGCACTGGAAGTGATAGGGGCAGTAGGGGTACTCTGAATCATGGGAGTAACTTGAGCTTGGTGGAGAACCCGTTGAACGTGCTGAAGATCCCGAGCGACACCAAGCGGAACACGTTCAACCACATCTCGTCCGACGACAGTGATATCAAATACCTCAGACATTCAACCACATTATAACGAGCCTCCGAGCACGTCAGTTAGTCACTGATACAGGAGGGGGACTGGAAAAAGCGTCAGCTTAAAATGACCAACACCTTTG encodes:
- the LOC5518978 gene encoding potassium voltage-gated channel subfamily B member 1 encodes the protein MPSSKTKKTSSSSKIVLNVGGFKHETYISTLRNIPDSRLCNLGERHQSMNKASEYDANKNEYFFDRHPGVFAHILNYYRTGKLHCPNDVCGPVFEEELQYWGIDEEQVETCCWELYKQHREKQEKLKCFKLPGFDDTEESPLLTSQDSGLFEAEDVISWWSRVQPKIWKSLEEPHSSQLAKVIGIISFVMFSIYIIKFSLSTLKFFEDRSSRAFMALSIIHMVCLAWFTMDFALRVVFSPNKRAFLKSVPTWTDFMSLFPLYVFLFFPDSPSLQYLEMLVMLKAVRIFQLFKLSYVLQVLTNTLTASLRELAMLLIVMAFQTAVFSSILYFIERRQPDTDFHSVPSSMWWAIITMTTVGYGDVSPKTWMGKVVGSACAICGVLVIALPVSVVASNFSIFYTYAKARLNLPTKTRRVALSHALTSMQIPRTSRPAGYPSINHNSFSSMERRNTQRTLNASELSFNFASSQPASPAMSRKSLNSYSSLPQMDTPKSNTETKSPNALCPEFGATAFQYPSVEDQHELAPPVKRASSASEVTSRNNDSFEDFFLTVPEKGSKLQASNISLQITSTYPLYLRRGAVTPASMSLKSNSTNSSINHLLKNISNDGLNLRRPILFLSRHSLSMQNLKTLNHIDPSLACSCTSMKSEVHIHSADDSAALTPVVCDMLPYVLNNPTIKICTSTQSLAPPQPESPLSTGGPAIAIIPPPEEMGQRTNSLDTGLSSLSSRSRPNACGGHKHTEGSISGNKCDTIAGPVKTQYKLIYENHNKDNETDTGYDNALAKDAICDHRGSDRSVGYGSTGSDRGSRGTLNHGSNLSLVENPLNVLKIPSDTKRNTFNHISSDDSDIKYLRHSTTL